A DNA window from Trypanosoma brucei brucei TREU927 chromosome 11 chr11_scaffold01 genomic scaffold, whole genome shotgun sequence contains the following coding sequences:
- a CDS encoding splicing factor 3B subunit 1, putative produces MADEDGSVEPTLKAHRWEMSSSASAAPTTSRWGAGTPRQRGGDTPKVVVNTELSAWRGHATPTPSAYAMDPAKTPTMRATGGATPVQGGQTPMFGGQTPVFGGQTPAFGSGTPMFTGATPAAGMAFGATPNYQFEGTTPVQSHFAGGESQSAVTANIGAQARKLEMQWRVKNKRLTEEYLDSILPPEFKLVEPPADYNPPPTEEPNFYELASKSLDVFVVNQNSDAAASMTYDIPESLGDGMPQMQTQDAPVFEVLLKYHNVNPIPDEVLPSYMLMKNLFKIKNGDTNQRRIAMRYLLDKARIFGSGPLFQFTFHVWRSGILDVIEQHYYVDLVKGAISRLQKDVRGSSKEIVHMMEVLLSAQERVLRDDGKEVLILLTRVVGYEAVFEAIKEDFAHAESGVRRHTAKVVAIIAFAVGPEIAIKIIHGMSLSPVALARQTSARAITEMATILMHAITGELVELVPIFEKLLRDEPRVKREAASALAHVAEATYPYGIEELDSLVYIVREECKRGIGTTTGLFVRAFGALIPLMAPYDAQKYTSDMLPTLVNQFNTPDDEHRRVLLQVVRQCVSADGVTVDFIRNVILRPFFEGFWTIRRVAADRKTAGILIDTTVGIARRIGSTEILQYLVQDMKDENEHFQRMVVETVRRVIANVGAVGVPDTLVALLMDGAIAAVKQDETGLNRVVMEGLATICNALGTRLKRHLRQIFDLIKSRRDMPGMIRMQAAELAARIATTVKDAGGALFLQDLGRSLFDRLEDDEAAVMSANLKATRVILVELGAARYQPPVRELLKKLMYIIPNRNSNVQLNTILLVEEIATNCDEDVEAIHLQELATKGLFELLDAHRRETRRACTRTFGVIARKIRPFAIILELVDNFKQDKRKIRICTAVALGAIARECGAFTVIPYLLNESKICEGEQVATIVQHSILKAVRYIFEAIGAAGKDFVYPLVPLLVRALTEMEIQHRRMAVEACRSIVLAVAGNDGFEDLVIHFLNFIHPNIVELLSRNETKISEERLKMVTAVVGYYEAARLVIGSGKLFQYLLQGLFHPAKKVRDIYRRTYNMVYMASPEALVPYYPRLGDDNEHTYVRHELEVLL; encoded by the coding sequence ATGGCCGATGAAGACGGTTCTGTTGAACCGACGTTAAAAGCGCATCGCTGGGAGATGTCCTCCTCCGCATCTGCAGCTCCCACAACATCGCGGTGGGGCGCGGGGACGCCACGGCAGCGTGGTGGCGACACCCCAAAAGTGGTCGTCAACACGGAGTTGTCGGCGTGGCGTGGGCatgcaacaccaacaccgaGTGCGTACGCGATGGATCCTGCGAAGACCCCAACCATGCGTGCCACTGGTGGTGCGACACCGGTGCAAGGAGGTCAAACTCCGATGTTTGGTGGGCAGACACCGGTATTTGGAGGTCAGACACCGGCATTCGGTAGTGGAACACCCATGTTCACGGGGGCAACACCCGCCGCTGGCATGGCCTTTGGTGCAACTCCGAATTACCAGTTTGAAGGGACAACGCCTGTGCAGTCCCACTTTGCGGGGGGTGAGTCACAATCAGCTGTTACGGCTAACATCGGAGCCCAGGCAAGGAAATTGGAAATGCAGTGGCGCGTTAAGAATAAGCGTCTTACAGAGGAGTATCTCGACTCGATCCTTCCACCGGAATTTAAGCTTGTGGAACCACCAGCCGATTACAACCCACCGCCCACGGAAGAGCCTAACTTCTACGAGCTTGCCAGTAAGTCGTTGGATGTCTTTGTTGTGAACCAAAACAGCGATGCGGCAGCTTCTATGACTTATGATATACCAGAAAGTCTGGGAGACGGTATGCCACAAATGCAAACTCAAGATGCGCCTGTTTTCGAGGTTCTGCTCAAGTACCATAACGTGAACCCGATACCTGACGAGGTGCTTCCCTCCTACATGCTGATGAAGAACCTCTTCAAGATCAAGAATGGCGATACCAACCAACGGCGGATCGCCATGCGGTACTTGCTAGACAAGGCACGTATTTTTGGGAGTGGACCTCTTTTCCAGTTTACATTTCACGTTTGGCGTTCGGGAATCCTCGACGTGATTGAGCAACATTACTATGTGGACCTTGTGAAAGGTGCGATTTCCAGGTTACAGAAAGACGTCCGTGGCTCGAGCAAGGAGATCGTTCACATGATGGAAGTCTTGCTCTCCGCCCAGGAGCGGGTGCTACGAGATGATGGCAAGGAGGTTCTCATTTTGCTCACGCGTGTGGTAGGCTATGAAGCAGTTTTTGAGGCAATTAAGGAGGACTTTGCCCACGCGGAAAGCGGTGTGCGTCGTCACACCGCTAAAGTTGTTGCAATAATAGCGTTTGCTGTGGGGCCAGAAATAGCGATAAAGATAATTCATGGTATGTCACTGTCTCCGGTTGCCCTCGCTCGTCAGACGTCTGCGCGGGCCATAACTGAAATGGCAACCATCCTCATGCACGCCATCACTGGAGAATTAGTGGAGCTTGTACCTATTTTTGAAAAACTTCTGCGGGATGAACCGCGGGTGAAACGGGAGGCCGCAAGCGCGCTTGCTCACGTGGCGGAGGCAACCTACCCTTATGGAATTGAGGAGTTGGATTCCCTCGTTTATATTGTGCGAGAGGAATGTAAGCGCGGCATCGGTACCACCACGGGGTTGTTCGTCCGCGCGTTCGGTGCGCTCATTCCGCTAATGGCCCCATATGATGCTCAAAAATACACATCAGATATGCTTCCAACGCTTGTAAATCAGTTTAACACGCCAGACGATGAGCATCGCCGCGTTTTGCTTCAAGTGGTGCGACAATGCGTCTCGGCTGATGGAGTGACTGTGGATTTCATTCGTAACGTCATCTTGAGGCCGTTTTTTGAAGGATTTTGGACCATCCGTCGCGTAGCTGCTGATAGGAAAACAGCCGGTATCCTTATTGATACGACGGTGGGAATTGCACGGCGTATTGGCAGCACGGAGATTCTTCAATACCTCGTTCAAGACATGAAAGACGAGAATGAGCATTTCCAACGTATGGTTGTTGAGACGGTAAGACGTGTTATTGCAAACGTGGGTGCAGTTGGTGTTCCCGACACTCTTGTTGCGCTGTTGATGGACGGTGCGATCGCGGCCGTAAAACAGGACGAGACTGGCTTGAACCGTGTGGTGATGGAAGGCCTGGCGACCATCTGTAATGCCCTCGGTACTCGCCTGAAGCGGCACTTACGGCAGATATTTGATCTCATAAAAAGCCGTCGCGACATGCCTGGGATGATCCGGATGCAGGCAGCCGAGCTGGCGGCTCGCATTGCCACAACCGTGAAGGATGCAGGAGGAGCGTTGTTCCTGCAGGATCTGGGGCGAAGCCTCTTTGACCGCCTAGAAGACGACGAGGCCGCCGTGATGAGTGCCAACCTCAAGGCAACACGTGTCATCTTGGTGGAGCTTGGTGCTGCGAGGTACCAACCGCCAGTGCGAGAGCTCTTAAAGAAGTTGATGTACATAATTCCGAATCGCAATAGCAATGTGCAGCTGAACACCATTTTACTTGTGGAGGAGATCGCAACTAATTGTGACGAGGACGTCGAGGCCATTCACTTACAAGAGTTGGCGACGAAAGGGTTGTTTGAGCTCCTTGATGCCCACCGTCGTGAAACACGGCGGGCATGCACACGCACATTTGGTGTTATTGCGCGGAAGATTCGACCATTTGCCATAATCCTGGAGCTCGTCGATAACTTTAAGCAGGATAAACGTAAGATTCGTATTTGCACAGCGGTGGCCCTAGGGGCGATAGCCCGCGAATGCGGTGCCTTTACTGTTATTCCTTACCTCCTGAACGAAAGCAAAATATGTGAGGGGGAGCAGGTGGCCACGATTGTGCAGCACTCCATTCTTAAGGCCGTTCGATACATCTTCGAAGCTATTGGTGCAGCCGGAAAGGACTTTGTGTATCCTCTCGTACCGCTGTTAGTGCGAGCACTGACGGAAATGGAGATCCAGCACCGGCGTATGGCGGTTGAGGCATGTCGGTCAATTGTGCTGGCGGTCGCCGGCAACGACGGATTCGAGGATCTGGTGATCCACTTCCTCAACTTTATCCACCCCAACATTGTGGAACTTCTTTCGCGGAACGAGACGAAAATAAGTGAGGAGAGGCTTAAGATGGTCACGGCGGTTGTTGGTTATTACGAGGCAGCGCGCCTGGTAATTGGTTCGGGGAAGTTGTTTCAGTATTTGCTTCAGGGGTTATTCCACCCAGCAAAGAAAGTACGTGACATTTACCGTAGGACATATAACATGGTATATATGGCAAGCCCAGAGGCCCTTGTGCCATATTACCCGCGACTGGGGGATGACAATGAGCATACATATGTACGGCACGAGTTGGAGGTGCTACTGTAA